A segment of the bacterium genome:
AGACGAACTCGAAGATGCAGCGGGCCGCCGGCGCCCCGCCCTCCACGATCGTGCTGTGCAGGCCCTGCTCGTCGATCATGATCAGCTCGCCGGGCACGACGTCGCGCTGGTACTCGCCGCCGACGATGTCGAAGGCGCAGCTCTCGCTGGCGACGAGCCAGGTCTCCCCGAGGCGGCCGACGCAGAGCGGCCGGAACCCGTGGCGGTCGCGGTAGGCGAAGAGGCGGTCCCGCGCGAGCAGCAGCAGCGAGTAGGCGCCCTCCAGACCCGTCACGGCCTCGGCGACCATCGCCCGCAGGTCCGCCTGCTCCGAGCGGGCGATGCGGTGCAGCACGATCTCGCTGTCGCTGGTCGACTGGAAGATGTGCCCCTTGGCCTCCATCGCATCGCGCAGCTCGAGGGCGTTCGTGATGTTGCCGTTGTGGGCGACCGCCAGGCGCCCCGCCTTGCAGTCGACGACGATCGGCTGCGCGTTGACCAGGCTGACGCGGCCGGTCGTGCTGTAGCGGTTGTGGCCGATGGCGAGCGGACCCGCCAGCTCTCCCAGGCGCGCCTCGTTGAAGACGTCGCCGACCAGGCCCATCCCGAGATGGCTCTTCATGTGGTGGCCGTCGCTGGCCGTGATGCCGCTGGACTCCTGGCCGCGGTGCTGGAGGGCGTAGAGACCGAGATAGCAGAGCTCGGCGGCGCGCCCGTGGCCGTAGACGCCGATGATCCCGCACTCCTCGCGCGGCCGATCCGGTCCGCCGCGTCTCATCGCGGGGAGGCGGCCGGCGCCGCGGGCAGGGCGGCCAGCGCGAGCAGCCAGCCCTCCTGGTAATGGGGATTGAGCAAGAGCCCCGCGTGGCGGCCGCGGCTGACCGCCAGCTCGCCGGCCAGAGCGAGCGCCTCGGCGGCGTCGGCGGCGGCGAGGGTCAGCTCCCAGTAGGCGCCGGTTGCGAGCCCGAGCGCGGGCAAGGCGAGCCCCGCCGCGGCGAGCTGGGCAGCCGTGCGGCGGGCGAGCGCGGGCGCCTCGCCGCCCTCGTCGGTGACCCAGAGGCCGAGCTGCCAGGGCTGCGCGCCCGCGCGTGGCAGCGCGTGCGCGGGGCTGACCGCCGGCGCGACGAGCGTCTCGCCCGC
Coding sequences within it:
- a CDS encoding amidophosphoribosyltransferase: MRRGGPDRPREECGIIGVYGHGRAAELCYLGLYALQHRGQESSGITASDGHHMKSHLGMGLVGDVFNEARLGELAGPLAIGHNRYSTTGRVSLVNAQPIVVDCKAGRLAVAHNGNITNALELRDAMEAKGHIFQSTSDSEIVLHRIARSEQADLRAMVAEAVTGLEGAYSLLLLARDRLFAYRDRHGFRPLCVGRLGETWLVASESCAFDIVGGEYQRDVVPGELIMIDEQGLHSTIVEGGAPAARCIFEFVYFARPDSIVFEENVDKVRRKLGKQLAREHPVEADFVISVPDSSNSAALGYSLESGIRFEFGLIRNHYVGRTFISPRQSVRDAGVLIKYNPVRGVLRGKRVVVVDDSIVRGSTMRKLVRLLREAGAREVHLRISSPPIASPCFYGIDMPTKEELIRSRFDVEGIRAFLGVDSLAYLSLAGMLGCAKSPGSFCTACFTGDYPVPVRSQGGKSRLDRDL